The proteins below are encoded in one region of Cololabis saira isolate AMF1-May2022 chromosome 21, fColSai1.1, whole genome shotgun sequence:
- the zgc:65811 gene encoding CD9 antigen isoform X1 yields MALDGCGLVCKYVLVIFNIIFALVGMAFLGFGLWLRFSSNTRGIFSIEDLNSSAFVIGVTVLILMGSVMLIVVTFGDYGACSEKRCALLVFTALVAMLALGEVIIGVLVYSKSDEVAASVGEFYASLYTLYVASGDPAIAVSLTFIHNALHCCGLTGISLVEMVQNTCPKPDGFLEKIKMPSCPGTISSVFDSKAPLVMGMFLGTGALLILALICSAILSAKIRQSTSTPQYIVLTHTPALAPPQPPQHDFASHSYPVQDPVVFTPLSVVNVPVPQV; encoded by the exons ATGGCACTGGATGGTTGTGGACTCGTTTGCAAATATGTCCTTGTCATTTTCAACATCATCTTCGCG CTGGTCGGAATGGCCTTCTTGGGATTCGGCCTGTGGCTGAGGTTCAGTTCCAACACCAGAGGAATCTTCTCGATAGAAGACCTCAACTCCAGTGCTTTTGTCATCG GTGTGACTGTGCTGATACTTATGGGTTCCGTGATGCTGATTGTGGTCACGTTTGGTGACTACGGTGCGTGCAGCGAGAAAAGATGTGCCCTGCTAGTG TTCACTGCCCTGGTGGCCATGCTGGCTCTCGGGGAGGTCATCATCGGCGTCCTGGTTTACTCCAAGAGCGATGAG GTTGCGGCGAGCGTAGGGGAGTTTTACGCCAGCTTGTACACTCTGTATGTGGCCAGCGGAGACCCAGCCATCGCTGTCAGCCTCACCTTCATCCACAACGCA CTCCACTGCTGTGGGCTCACTGGGATCTCTCTGGTGGAGATGGTCCAGAACACCTGTCCCAAACCAGATGGCTTCCTGGAGAAGATAAAGATGCCG AGTTGTCCCGGGACCATCTCGAGTGTGTTCGACAGCAAGGCGCCGCTGGTGATGGGAATGTTCCTGGGAACCGGAGCTCTTTTG ATCTTAGCTCTGATTTGCAGCGCAATCCTTAGTGCAAAGATCCGCCAGTCCACCTCAACTCCTCAGTACATTGTCCTGACTCACACTCCTGCCCTGGCTCCACCTCAGCCACCTCAGCATGACTTTGCCTCCCACTCGTACCCCGTCCAGGACCCCGTGGTTTTCACGCCACTCTCTGTGGTCAACGTCCCTGTGCCGCAAGTTTAA
- the LOC133421568 gene encoding uncharacterized protein LOC133421568 — MGLCIRANESSLSLFQLPSQCGYEVQTSWRDLSLMAQYDACHISHERRRSGAHRVARGHHGPGQESVVHGDRADAGVAPPDRCAGGANAGGDHPDRSTAQADAGDDPPPSDDWYVLPLLWRGTRVKVTCPVSQMEPLEGVKSSLCCSPFGMTVRVQGESVTEEPRINVGGEWTPLVTLAEQCDYTVDKHDEQIVIAVPYITCGISVKDGKYILSLEIGRRIYTLACPISAAEEVPIVYPPLADGPPDVAGTSTQPETGSLTPLPWIPPFYLAPPYYPHPTFEHSSAHPVEWDLYNPPTQPASDPEETLSLQDLPSVGPQPTQDLKHEYLKGRITLSLTDPAGDLSRVYPDKRQHQDVPASIFEKHKATTKGFPVQVESPHSQPTSHDFSPFYHYYHHPKIPLPGPAKDLDPGISELLWSTYNHNEFPSIPSDVQQFRGHKADSEQTSPPKTTAYPYTFLTNPKLHHTVSALNSPPPSELLPYLYYYYYYYPHIARGEAKRLGLLHAGLTEKANLTQVHAPPPSSHKHGVNLHINEPKPVILSKLDEIKRRSSSVTPAGAPPVFQVYPRRPNPAALPPPTPSLFSPGAIYDGNPYQYYYHPYYGYYMMYYKPERVLGTDGRLLPTSSETQSPVRQAPAHDKHQSTTPSSDSMSLKSRLLHPYYYHHQSKVVKDGQQQQRPPPGKGFDKTPTKSESQSPSNWNSGGMQWFGRVSGAGYPSAPLAPHSPLSGLYSYYAPQTHLHGPSSLHAGYDAKEKRHNEMRDEVKANPPTPGALPSGFGPVSDVDCTNHLGCCSHAVRDGTAGQYLVFGLPDSVVEPKLVSPVPSSESSNVSCTLQKLSSGPDVYIVPLDGCGVSKRVFGQTVVHLLEVDGLQSDTRRGSAHNNSPVRLLVGCISYPDPPGEVMFHLMDQPHLIPAQPTPAPVTVLRLSTDESFSSFHPEAHLPLSHVQERPVYAELSLLNPSEPDSVLLVHSCLAYTLTPYLSWILFYDGCPKQGISELLPSPDSPHTQRIKIINFPSLPLQSSAYLSKGGSSLLEDPKVYFLCLTEMCSSATGDCSISCTDGKL; from the exons ATGGGCCTGTGCATCCGAG CTAACGAGTCGTCGTTGTCCCTGTTCCAGCTGCCATCACAGTGTGGCTATGAAGTCCAGACCTCGTGGCGAGACCTCAGTCTGATGGCTCAGTACGACGCCTGCCATATCAGTCACGAG AGGAGGCGGTCCGGggcgcaccgtgtggcccgaggccaccacggGCCCGGCCAGGAGAGCGTCGTCCACGGCGaccgggccgacgccggggtcGCCCCCCCCGACCGTTGTGCTGGTGGGGCCAACGCTGGGGGCGACCACCCCGACCGTTCCACTgctcaggccgacgccggggacgacccccctcCGAgc GATGACTGGTATGTGCTGCCTCTGCTGTGGAGGGGGACTCGGGTCAAGGTGACCTGTCCCGTCTCTCAGATGGAGCCGCTGGAGGGCGTGAAATCCTCCCTCTGCTGCTCCCCGTTCGGCATGACTGTCAGAGTACAGGGGGAGTCCGTCACAGAGGAGCCCAGGATAAATG TGGGAGGAGAGTGGACCCCTCTGGTGACGCTGGCTGAGCAGTGTGACTACACTGTGGACAAACACGATGAGCAGATTGTAATCGCTGTCCCGTATATTACTTGTGGCATCTCAGTAAAG gatggAAAATACATCCTTTCTCTTGAAATAGGAAGGAGGATCTACACGTTGGCCTGCCCCATCTCCGCCGCTGAAGAAGTCCCTATTGTCTATCCCCCACTGGCTGACGGTCCCCCTGATGTGGCCGGGACGTCAACACAACCCGAGACTGGATCCCTGACGCCTTTACCCTGGATTCCCCCGTTCTACCTGGCCCCACCCTACTACCCCCACCCTACGTTTGAGCACAGCTCCGCTCATCCTGTCGAGTGGGACTTGTACAACCCTCCCACACAACCAGCTTCAGATCCTGAGGAAACATTGAGTCTACAAGATCTTCCTTCTGTTGGTCCCCAGCCAACTCAGGACCTTAAACATGAATATTTAAAAGGCCGCATAACTCTTTCATTGACGGATCCAGCGGGGGACTTGAGTCGGGTTTATCCAGATAAAAGACAACATCAAGATGTTCCTGCCTCCATCTTTGAGAAGCACAAGGCCACGACGAAGGGCTTCCCAGTTCAGGTGGAAAGTCCTCACTCTCAGCCTACAAGCCATGATTTTAGTCCGTTTTACCATTACTACCACCACCCTAAGATCCCCCTGCCGGGCCCTGCTAAAGACCTCGATCCAGGGATTTCTGAGTTACTGTGGTCAACCTATAACCACAATGAATTTCCATCAATACCTTCAGATGTCCAGCAGTTTAGAGGTCATAAAGCTGATTCAGAGCAGACTTCTCCTCCTAAAACCACTGCCTATCCTTACACCTTCCTAACCAATCCTAAACTTCATCACACAGTCTCAGCTCTGAACTCCCCGCCCCCCTCAGAGCTTTTGCCATACctgtactactactattattactatccTCATATTGCAAGAGGTGAAGCTAAGAGACTGGGACTTCTACACGCCGGCTTGACTGAAAAAGCTAATTTGACCCAGGTTCACGCGCCTCCTCCGTCATCCCACAAACACGGTGTGAATCTCCATATAAATGAACCCAAACCTGTCATTTTGTCAAAGCTGGATGAGATTAAGAGACGTTCTTCATCTGTGACGCCTGCAGGAGCGCCGCCCGTCTTCCAGGTTTACCCTCGGAGGCCAAACCCTGCAGCGCTTCCCCCTCCCACACCCTCTCTCTTCTCTCCAGGAGCCATTTATGACGGGAACCCTTACCAGTACTACTACCACCCTTATTACGGCTACTATATGATGTATTACAAACCTGAACGCGTGCTAGGCACAGACGGCCGTCTGTTACCGACCTCATCAGAAACGCAGAGCCCCGTGCGTCAGGCACCTGCACATGACAAACATCAGTCCACTACTCCGTCCTCAGACTCCATGTCTCTGAAGAGCAGACTGCTGCATCcgtactactaccaccaccagtCTAAAGTGGTCAAAGAcggtcagcagcagcagcgtcctCCACCTGGTAAAGGATTTGATAAAACGCCGACCAAATCTGAATCTCAGTCTCCTTCCAACTGGAACTCTGGTGGGATGCAGTGGTTTGGTCGGGTCTCGGGGGCGGGATACCCCAGCGCCCCGCTGGCTCCTCACAGCCCGCTCTCTGGTTTGTACTCCTACTACGCTCCGCAGACACATCTTCACGGGCCGTCCAGCCTACACGCTGGATATGATGCCAAAGAGAAGAGGCATAATGAAATGAGAG ATGAGGTCAAGGCGAATCCACCCACTCCTGGTGCTCTGCCCAGCGGCTTTGGACCCGTGTCAGACGTAGACTGCACTAACCACTTGGGCTGCTGCTCACATGCGGTTCGGG ACGGCACCGCGGGACAGTATTTGGTCTTTGGGCTGCCCGACTCCGTGGTAGAGCCCAAACTGGTCAGTCCGGTTCCTTCATCTGAGAGCAGTAACGTGTCCTGCACGCTGCAGAAGCTGTCCTCGGGTCCTGACGTCTACATCGTGCCCCTGGACGGCTGTGGAGTGAGCAAACGC GTGTTTGGTCAGACGGTGGTTCATCTCCTGGAGGTTGACGGTCTGCAGTCAGACACACGCCGCGGTTCTGCACATAACAACTCTCCTGTCAG GTTGCTGGTGGGATGTATTTCCTATCCAGACCCTCCAGGTGAAGTGATGTTCCACCTGATGGATCAGCCTCACCTGATTCCCGCTCAGCCGACTCCAGCTCCGGTCACGGTGCTGAGACTTTCAACAG ATGAGTCGTTCTCCAGCTTCCACCCTGAAGCTCACCTGCCTCTCAGTCACGTGCAGGAGAGGCCCGTCTACGCCGAGCTGAGCCTGCTCAACCCGTCTGAGCCCGACTCCGTGCTGCTGGTCCACTCCTGCCTGGCTTACACGCTCACCCCGTATCTCAGCTGGATTCTCTTCTACGATGG GTGTCCTAAACAGGGCATCTCGGAGCTGCTTCCGTCCCCAGACTCTCCCCACACCCAGAGGATTAAAATCATCAACTTTCCATCTCTTCCCTTGCAAAGTTCAGCCTATCTGTCTAAAGGAGGATCCTCCTTGCTGGAAGACCCAAAG GTTTACTTTTTATGCCTGACAGAAATGTGCTCGTCTGCTACAGGCGACTGCAGCATCAGCTGCACCGACG GGAAGCTCTAA
- the zgc:65811 gene encoding CD9 antigen isoform X2: protein MALDGCGLVCKYVLVIFNIIFALVGMAFLGFGLWLRFSSNTRGIFSIEDLNSSAFVIGVTVLILMGSVMLIVVTFGDYGACSEKRCALLVFTALVAMLALGEVIIGVLVYSKSDEVAASVGEFYASLYTLYVASGDPAIAVSLTFIHNALHCCGLTGISLVEMVQNTCPKPDGFLEKIKMPSCPGTISSVFDSKAPLVMGMFLGTGALLITALVCACVLLKQIKKNQQEVSTYYSAVY, encoded by the exons ATGGCACTGGATGGTTGTGGACTCGTTTGCAAATATGTCCTTGTCATTTTCAACATCATCTTCGCG CTGGTCGGAATGGCCTTCTTGGGATTCGGCCTGTGGCTGAGGTTCAGTTCCAACACCAGAGGAATCTTCTCGATAGAAGACCTCAACTCCAGTGCTTTTGTCATCG GTGTGACTGTGCTGATACTTATGGGTTCCGTGATGCTGATTGTGGTCACGTTTGGTGACTACGGTGCGTGCAGCGAGAAAAGATGTGCCCTGCTAGTG TTCACTGCCCTGGTGGCCATGCTGGCTCTCGGGGAGGTCATCATCGGCGTCCTGGTTTACTCCAAGAGCGATGAG GTTGCGGCGAGCGTAGGGGAGTTTTACGCCAGCTTGTACACTCTGTATGTGGCCAGCGGAGACCCAGCCATCGCTGTCAGCCTCACCTTCATCCACAACGCA CTCCACTGCTGTGGGCTCACTGGGATCTCTCTGGTGGAGATGGTCCAGAACACCTGTCCCAAACCAGATGGCTTCCTGGAGAAGATAAAGATGCCG AGTTGTCCCGGGACCATCTCGAGTGTGTTCGACAGCAAGGCGCCGCTGGTGATGGGAATGTTCCTGGGAACCGGAGCTCTTTTG ATTACTGCCCTGGTGTGCGCCTGCGTCCTTCTGAAACAAATCAAGAAAAACCAGCAGGAGGTCTCCACCTACTATTCAGCTGTGTACTAA